In Streptomyces sp. NBC_01381, a genomic segment contains:
- the arsB gene encoding ACR3 family arsenite efflux transporter — protein sequence MTATDPVTSTPPRGDDDTSIVAKLSTLDRYLAVWILLAMAVGIGLGRLIPGLNDTLAEVEIGGISLPIAIGLLIMMYPVLAKVRYDKLDAVTGDRRLMASSLVVNWIVGPAVMFALAWIFLPDLPEYRTGLIIVGLARCIAMVIIWNDLACGDREAAAVLVALNSVFQVIAFGLLGWFYLDLLPGWLGLGDGEQLDISMGKIALNVVIFLGVPLLAGFLTRRIGEKKLGRERYESNFLPRIGPWALYGLLFTIVILFALQGKTITSQPVDVIRIALPLLVYFAVMFFGTFLLGKGLGLAYDRTATLAFTAAGNNFELAIAVAIATFGVTSGQALSGVVGPLIEVPVLIGLVYVSLAWRKKFAPAARP from the coding sequence ATGACCGCGACCGACCCCGTCACCAGCACGCCGCCCCGCGGTGACGACGACACCTCGATCGTCGCCAAGCTCTCCACGCTCGACCGCTACCTCGCGGTGTGGATCCTGCTCGCCATGGCCGTGGGAATCGGCCTCGGCCGCCTGATCCCGGGCCTGAACGACACCCTCGCCGAGGTCGAGATCGGCGGCATCTCGCTGCCCATCGCGATCGGCTTGCTGATCATGATGTATCCGGTCCTGGCAAAGGTCCGCTACGACAAGCTCGACGCCGTGACCGGCGACCGCAGGCTCATGGCGTCCTCGCTGGTCGTCAACTGGATCGTCGGCCCAGCCGTCATGTTCGCCCTCGCGTGGATCTTCCTGCCGGACCTGCCCGAGTACCGCACCGGCCTGATCATCGTCGGGCTCGCCCGCTGCATCGCGATGGTCATCATCTGGAACGACCTGGCCTGCGGCGACCGCGAGGCCGCCGCCGTACTCGTGGCCCTCAACTCCGTGTTCCAGGTCATCGCGTTCGGCCTGCTCGGCTGGTTCTACCTCGATCTGCTGCCGGGTTGGCTCGGCCTCGGCGACGGCGAGCAGCTCGACATCTCGATGGGGAAGATCGCGCTGAACGTCGTCATCTTCCTGGGCGTGCCTCTGCTCGCAGGCTTCCTGACCCGGCGTATCGGAGAGAAGAAGCTGGGACGCGAACGCTACGAGTCCAACTTCCTTCCCCGGATCGGCCCTTGGGCGCTCTACGGGCTGCTCTTCACCATCGTCATCCTCTTCGCCCTGCAGGGAAAGACGATCACTTCACAGCCGGTGGACGTCATCCGCATCGCGCTGCCGCTGCTTGTCTACTTCGCCGTGATGTTCTTCGGAACGTTCCTGCTGGGCAAGGGACTCGGCCTCGCCTACGACCGCACGGCCACGCTCGCCTTCACGGCCGCCGGCAACAACTTCGAGCTGGCCATCGCGGTCGCCATCGCCACCTTCGGCGTCACATCCGGCCAGGCCCTGTCGGGCGTCGTAGGCCCGCTCATCGAAGTGCCGGTCCTGATCGGCCTCGTGTACGTGTCGCTGGCCTGGCGCAAGAAGTTCGCCCCTGCCGCGCGTCCCTGA
- a CDS encoding antitoxin has product MSVMDKLKSMLKGHEDKAGQGIDKAGDFVDEKTQGKYSSQVDTAQDKMKDQLGRDQDQPPQA; this is encoded by the coding sequence ATGTCAGTCATGGACAAGCTCAAGAGCATGCTCAAGGGCCACGAGGACAAGGCCGGGCAGGGCATCGACAAGGCGGGCGACTTCGTCGACGAGAAGACCCAGGGCAAGTACAGCAGCCAGGTCGACACCGCCCAGGACAAGATGAAGGACCAGCTCGGCAGGGACCAGGACCAACCTCCGCAGGCATAG
- a CDS encoding tetratricopeptide repeat protein, whose product MNQSSNDLSGTVSGPVVQAGHVGQLHIAPAAPAVPTALAGLPPDVPEFTGRDTALETVTAALRPDSASSPLVVSTLAGTAGIGKTALAVRAAHGAVAAGWFPGGVLFINLQGYDTDRAVGPDIALSVFLSALGVPDELFPPTFDGRLSLYRSKLAEIAARHGAVLVFLDNASSTEQIGPLLPAASTHRVLVTSRHTLGDLPGSRIVDVGVLEPAEAAALISRTLRTRRPGDTRAQDEPDAVRDLAALCGHLPLALAVVASILAGDPDQSVGELTAALHDRATRLEELTYGQRRSVAAAFELSYARLAPDEARTFRLLSLNLGQQVSVAAAAALTGGSVPRARKQLRALRDAHMIEPGEPHGWVRFHDLLRLFAEWRRQEEDDEASVESAVDGLLVHYRDSARDAVERLVMAARAGESDEATEDWLDTERLNLRSALHLAQLHGRSAVVLPLAHNVSWLLRRRQDWRAGLEVCEMAVGFARAGKDRAQLALALYNKGDFLKHKQDYGRASTVFAEALDGYRQLGDRTGEARTLHSMGTVARRDHRYAEAVRHYSAALPLFRATDDQQATAHTLFNIGHAARGQGDQELAEDRYRQALDAYQQAGHLIGRARTLHRLGLLAAATGRPDLARDYWEQAGTAYEAAGHGDCCGQKVRALLPG is encoded by the coding sequence GTGAACCAGTCGTCCAATGATCTGAGCGGAACCGTTAGCGGTCCGGTCGTCCAGGCGGGCCACGTAGGGCAGTTGCACATCGCGCCCGCCGCGCCCGCCGTGCCGACCGCGCTCGCGGGCCTGCCCCCGGACGTGCCCGAGTTCACGGGCCGGGACACGGCCCTGGAGACAGTCACCGCCGCGCTGCGCCCCGACTCCGCCTCCTCCCCGCTCGTGGTGTCCACGCTGGCCGGCACGGCGGGCATCGGAAAGACCGCCCTCGCGGTGCGCGCCGCACACGGCGCCGTGGCGGCGGGCTGGTTCCCCGGCGGCGTGCTCTTCATCAACCTTCAGGGGTACGACACCGACCGCGCCGTGGGGCCCGACATCGCGCTGTCCGTGTTCCTGAGCGCCCTCGGCGTCCCCGACGAACTCTTCCCGCCCACCTTCGACGGCCGCCTCTCCCTCTACCGCTCGAAACTCGCGGAGATCGCAGCGCGGCACGGCGCGGTCCTGGTGTTCCTCGACAACGCCTCGTCGACCGAGCAGATCGGCCCGCTGCTGCCCGCCGCGTCGACGCACCGGGTCCTCGTCACCAGCCGCCACACCCTCGGCGATCTGCCGGGTTCGCGCATCGTGGACGTCGGCGTGCTGGAACCGGCCGAGGCCGCCGCGCTGATCAGCCGCACGCTCCGCACCCGCCGCCCCGGCGACACCCGGGCCCAGGACGAACCCGACGCAGTGCGCGATCTCGCCGCGCTCTGCGGGCACCTCCCGCTTGCGCTCGCCGTCGTCGCCTCGATCCTGGCGGGCGACCCGGACCAGTCGGTCGGCGAACTCACCGCGGCACTGCACGACCGTGCGACCCGTCTGGAAGAGCTGACGTACGGGCAACGCCGTTCCGTCGCCGCCGCCTTCGAGCTTTCGTACGCGCGCCTCGCCCCCGACGAGGCGAGGACGTTCCGGCTGCTCTCGCTCAACCTCGGGCAGCAGGTGAGCGTGGCGGCCGCCGCCGCGCTCACCGGCGGGTCCGTGCCCCGCGCGCGGAAACAGCTGCGCGCCCTGCGCGACGCCCACATGATCGAGCCGGGCGAACCGCACGGCTGGGTGCGCTTCCACGACCTGCTGCGTCTGTTCGCCGAGTGGCGCCGTCAGGAGGAGGACGACGAGGCGAGCGTCGAGAGCGCCGTCGACGGGCTGCTCGTCCACTACCGGGACAGCGCGCGCGACGCCGTCGAGCGGCTGGTCATGGCGGCGCGGGCGGGAGAGAGCGACGAGGCCACGGAGGACTGGCTGGACACGGAGCGGCTCAACCTGCGCTCGGCGCTGCACCTCGCCCAGCTGCACGGCCGGTCCGCGGTGGTCCTGCCGCTGGCTCACAACGTCAGCTGGCTCCTGCGCCGCCGGCAGGACTGGCGCGCAGGCCTTGAGGTGTGCGAGATGGCGGTGGGGTTCGCCCGCGCGGGCAAGGACCGCGCGCAACTGGCGCTCGCCCTCTACAACAAGGGTGACTTCCTCAAGCACAAGCAGGACTATGGCCGGGCGTCGACCGTCTTCGCCGAGGCGCTTGACGGCTACCGGCAGCTCGGCGACCGGACCGGCGAGGCGAGGACCCTGCACAGCATGGGCACGGTGGCCCGGCGCGACCACCGGTACGCGGAAGCGGTGCGGCACTACTCCGCGGCCCTGCCGCTGTTCCGCGCGACAGATGACCAACAGGCCACTGCCCACACGCTGTTCAACATCGGACACGCGGCCAGGGGGCAGGGCGACCAGGAGCTGGCGGAGGACCGCTACCGGCAGGCGCTCGACGCGTACCAGCAGGCCGGCCATCTGATCGGCCGGGCCCGCACCCTGCACCGGCTCGGTCTGCTCGCCGCCGCCACGGGCCGGCCGGACCTGGCCCGCGACTACTGGGAGCAGGCAGGGACGGCGTACGAAGCGGCAGGACATGGCGACTGCTGCGGCCAGAAGGTGCGTGCCCTGCTCCCCGGCTGA
- a CDS encoding AraC family transcriptional regulator — MTVPHRPAASREIPEVAFAAPAGTPAPVEVLSLAALRERARGRPLQLMRQPQRPDFHHLLTVSAGSLEHMVDFTGYVLEPGAWLWVRPGQVHQWGDLDGAEGTVVFFERGFLDPATVVAAGADDAYAPAVRLPAGDDAEGLRVAIAHLEREFRALRQLPLEIHVAVLRHLLGVLVLRVAHVSVPGSAAPEPGETFLRFRDAVERDFTRSRRLDDYAHALGYSPRTLSRATLAGAGIGAKEFIDRRVILEAKRLLAHSDQSAARIADRLGFSSATNFSKFFHKRTGQTPIDFRGAMRGRGPRHP, encoded by the coding sequence ATGACGGTCCCTCACCGGCCGGCGGCCTCGCGGGAGATCCCCGAGGTCGCCTTCGCCGCCCCGGCCGGCACCCCCGCTCCGGTGGAGGTGCTCTCGCTCGCCGCCCTGCGCGAGCGGGCCCGCGGCAGGCCCTTGCAGCTCATGCGGCAGCCGCAGCGACCGGACTTCCACCATCTGCTCACCGTGAGCGCGGGCTCGCTTGAGCACATGGTCGACTTCACCGGATACGTCCTCGAACCGGGCGCCTGGCTGTGGGTGCGGCCCGGGCAGGTCCACCAGTGGGGCGACCTCGACGGGGCCGAGGGCACCGTCGTCTTTTTCGAGCGGGGGTTCCTCGACCCCGCGACCGTCGTCGCCGCCGGGGCCGACGACGCGTACGCCCCGGCCGTGCGGCTGCCGGCCGGTGACGACGCCGAGGGGCTGCGGGTCGCCATCGCCCACCTGGAGCGCGAGTTCCGCGCGCTGCGCCAACTGCCCCTCGAGATCCATGTCGCGGTGCTCCGGCATCTGCTCGGCGTACTCGTGCTGCGCGTCGCCCATGTGTCCGTGCCCGGCAGCGCGGCCCCGGAGCCGGGGGAGACCTTCCTGCGCTTCCGGGACGCGGTGGAGCGCGACTTCACCCGCAGCAGACGGCTCGACGACTACGCCCATGCCCTCGGCTACTCCCCGCGCACCCTCTCGCGCGCCACCCTCGCCGGCGCCGGGATCGGGGCGAAGGAGTTCATCGACCGCCGGGTGATCCTGGAGGCCAAGCGGCTGCTCGCGCACAGCGATCAGTCGGCGGCACGGATCGCCGACCGGCTCGGCTTCTCCAGCGCCACCAACTTCAGCAAGTTCTTCCACAAGCGCACCGGCCAGACGCCGATCGACTTCCGCGGAGCCATGCGGGGGCGCGGGCCGCGTCATCCGTAG
- a CDS encoding cytochrome P450: protein MIVADGVDGIDGVDGMDGVDGTDVLAPLDPADPAFARDPYPYYARLRGRGPAARVPLANGTYAWLVTGYEEARAVLADPRFSNVPAPDAGRPKAESPARQARACLARHMLNSDAPDHTRLRRLTAAAFTPRRVDALRPRIEELTSGLLADVAERLRRDGSVDLVDAFAFPLPVLVIGEVLGVPEADRADLRDWTYRVGSPADALTPGAVDAAWTSLHAYFTELIARKRRAPGPDLFSALTHDATEGGLDDGELLAMAFLLLFAGYETTMNLLASASLLLLTHPEELAAARHAPARWPAVVEETLRHASPLEGTTWRRTTEEVDLGGGTVIPAGASVLAVLAAASRDPRHFPDPDAFRPERYLAGAGAVTGAAAAPGADAGAGAGAAQAGAGSATALPGARPGTATSSTTPLPNPRADAATPTCPASPRAAPHTAFGHGPHFCVGSRLARLEAAIALPRLFDAFPELQLTVDPEQLPYRPGLLVRGPRHVPVR from the coding sequence GTGATCGTTGCAGACGGTGTAGACGGCATAGACGGTGTAGACGGCATGGACGGTGTGGACGGCACAGACGTCCTGGCCCCTTTGGACCCGGCGGATCCCGCCTTCGCGCGCGACCCGTATCCGTACTATGCGCGGCTGCGCGGCCGAGGGCCCGCAGCGCGCGTGCCGCTGGCCAACGGTACGTACGCCTGGCTCGTCACCGGGTACGAGGAGGCGCGGGCCGTCCTCGCCGACCCGCGCTTCTCGAACGTGCCGGCGCCGGACGCCGGCAGGCCGAAGGCCGAATCCCCCGCGCGGCAGGCCCGCGCGTGCCTGGCCCGCCACATGCTCAACTCCGACGCCCCTGATCACACCCGGCTGCGCAGGCTGACCGCCGCCGCGTTCACGCCGCGCCGCGTCGACGCGCTGCGGCCGCGGATCGAGGAGCTGACCTCCGGTCTGCTGGCCGACGTCGCGGAGCGGCTGCGGCGCGACGGCAGCGTGGACCTCGTGGACGCGTTCGCCTTCCCGCTGCCCGTCCTGGTGATCGGCGAGGTGCTCGGGGTGCCGGAGGCCGACCGGGCGGACCTGCGGGACTGGACCTACCGGGTCGGCTCGCCCGCCGACGCGCTGACGCCCGGCGCGGTGGACGCGGCGTGGACCTCCCTGCACGCCTACTTCACCGAGCTGATCGCCCGTAAGCGACGTGCGCCGGGGCCTGACCTGTTCAGCGCCCTGACGCACGACGCGACGGAGGGCGGGCTCGACGACGGCGAGCTGCTCGCCATGGCGTTCCTGCTCCTGTTCGCGGGTTACGAGACGACCATGAACCTGCTCGCTTCGGCGTCCCTGCTGCTGCTCACCCACCCCGAGGAACTGGCCGCCGCACGCCATGCCCCCGCGCGCTGGCCGGCCGTCGTCGAGGAGACGCTGCGGCACGCAAGCCCGCTGGAGGGCACGACCTGGCGGCGGACCACCGAGGAGGTGGACCTCGGCGGGGGCACGGTCATACCCGCGGGCGCGTCCGTCCTCGCCGTGCTCGCCGCGGCCAGCCGCGATCCCCGCCACTTCCCGGATCCGGACGCCTTCCGGCCGGAGCGGTACCTGGCGGGGGCGGGGGCAGTGACAGGTGCGGCTGCCGCTCCGGGGGCCGATGCGGGGGCGGGGGCGGGGGCCGCTCAGGCGGGGGCCGGTTCGGCGACCGCCCTGCCGGGCGCGAGGCCCGGTACGGCGACAAGCTCGACCACCCCCCTCCCCAACCCGAGGGCCGATGCGGCGACCCCCACGTGTCCCGCAAGCCCCCGTGCCGCCCCACACACCGCATTCGGCCACGGCCCCCACTTCTGCGTCGGGTCACGCCTCGCCCGCCTAGAAGCCGCCATCGCCCTGCCCCGGCTCTTCGACGCGTTCCCCGAGCTTCAGCTGACCGTCGATCCGGAGCAACTCCCTTACCGGCCCGGCCTGTTGGTGCGCGGGCCGCGCCACGTCCCCGTCCGGTAG
- a CDS encoding helix-turn-helix domain-containing protein: protein MSDDDLSQVLTAVGPRLRALRTARGTTLARLSEETGISLSTLSRLESGQREPTLKHLLPLARAHGVPLDELVGAPATGDPRIHPRPFTRQGKTWVPLTRHLGGMHAYKQVMPVDKDARSGTRPEQGSHEGYEWLYVLSGRLLLALGEHDLVLTAGEAAEFDTRTPHGFANAGDHPVEFLALYGAQGERVHVRVRPTART from the coding sequence ATGAGCGACGACGATCTCTCGCAGGTCCTGACCGCCGTCGGGCCACGGCTGCGGGCGCTGCGCACCGCACGCGGGACCACGCTGGCCCGGCTCAGCGAGGAGACCGGGATCTCCCTGAGCACGCTCTCCCGGCTGGAAAGCGGGCAGCGCGAGCCGACCCTCAAGCACCTGCTGCCGCTGGCCAGGGCGCACGGCGTGCCGCTCGACGAACTGGTCGGCGCACCCGCCACCGGCGACCCGCGCATCCACCCGCGCCCGTTCACCCGCCAGGGCAAGACATGGGTGCCGCTGACCCGGCATCTGGGCGGCATGCACGCCTACAAGCAGGTCATGCCCGTCGACAAGGACGCGCGGAGCGGCACCCGCCCCGAGCAGGGCTCGCACGAGGGGTACGAGTGGCTGTACGTACTCTCCGGCCGGCTGCTGCTCGCCCTGGGCGAGCACGATCTGGTCCTCACGGCGGGCGAGGCGGCGGAGTTCGACACGCGGACCCCGCACGGCTTCGCCAACGCGGGCGACCACCCCGTCGAGTTCCTCGCCCTGTACGGCGCCCAGGGCGAGCGCGTGCATGTGCGGGTCAGGCCCACCGCACGGACCTGA
- a CDS encoding helix-turn-helix transcriptional regulator, which translates to MMTSVDTDLIRVLADPLRLQIVTLLAHETLCTTHLVEETGAKQTNLSNHLKVLREAGVVETEPCGRFTYYKVKPEVIEALAGSFSELAATARTTVESNRKRAC; encoded by the coding sequence ATGATGACGTCAGTCGACACTGACCTGATCCGGGTGCTCGCCGACCCGCTCAGGCTCCAGATCGTGACCCTGCTCGCCCACGAGACGCTCTGCACGACGCACCTGGTCGAGGAGACCGGCGCCAAGCAGACCAACCTCTCCAATCACCTGAAGGTGCTGCGCGAGGCCGGGGTCGTGGAGACCGAGCCCTGCGGGCGCTTCACGTACTACAAGGTGAAGCCCGAGGTCATCGAAGCGCTCGCCGGTTCGTTCAGCGAGCTCGCGGCCACCGCCCGTACGACGGTCGAGTCCAACCGAAAGCGCGCCTGCTGA
- a CDS encoding arsenate reductase ArsC: MPEKPSVLFVCVHNAGRSQMAAAWLTHLAGDRVEVRSAGSAPGKEVNPAAVEAMREVGIDISAETPKILTVDAVKESDVCITMGCGDTCPVFPGKRYLDWTLEDPAGQGVEAVRPIRDEIKDLVEGLIAEIAPKRTP; this comes from the coding sequence ATGCCCGAGAAGCCCTCCGTCCTGTTCGTGTGCGTCCACAACGCGGGCCGCTCGCAGATGGCGGCCGCGTGGCTGACCCACCTCGCCGGGGACCGTGTCGAGGTCCGGTCCGCGGGCTCCGCCCCGGGCAAGGAGGTGAACCCCGCCGCGGTCGAGGCCATGCGCGAGGTCGGCATCGACATCTCCGCGGAGACCCCGAAGATCCTCACCGTGGACGCGGTCAAGGAGTCGGACGTCTGCATCACCATGGGCTGCGGCGACACCTGCCCGGTCTTCCCCGGCAAGCGCTACCTCGACTGGACGCTCGAGGATCCGGCGGGCCAGGGCGTCGAGGCCGTACGCCCGATCCGTGACGAGATCAAGGACCTGGTGGAAGGGCTGATCGCGGAGATCGCTCCGAAGCGGACGCCTTGA
- the pstS gene encoding phosphate ABC transporter substrate-binding protein PstS produces the protein MQRPRPTRTNSSIVAVASASMAVVVSLAGCGVIGLGEGDDKASASARPSALPHIDCAKKAQVAGSGSSAQQNVMKYWMKQYQQACPGVQLAYNPLGSGAGAAQFLRGATAFGGSDSALKPSEAHKAPGVCPGGRVINLPMVGGPIAIGYNLPGVDDLVLDAPTLAKIFDSRISSWDDPEIQELNPGTELPSIPVRPLHRSDDSGTTQNLQAYLAGAAPEVWPYEAEKSWQGRGGGSASGTSGVASEVNSAFGTIGYVELSFAESKDIRTVRIDTGAAEPVAPTPETASAGIAAAQVIGKGKDLTLKFRHDLSADGAYPISLVTYELVCDKGNQPATLPALKSFLTYTAGDEGQRLLSEIHYAPLPKSVAVQVRQVVRELS, from the coding sequence GTGCAGCGCCCACGCCCGACACGTACCAACTCATCGATCGTCGCGGTCGCTTCGGCCTCCATGGCGGTGGTGGTGTCACTGGCGGGATGCGGGGTCATCGGTCTCGGCGAGGGCGACGACAAGGCGAGCGCGTCCGCACGCCCCTCCGCGCTGCCCCACATCGACTGTGCCAAGAAGGCGCAGGTCGCGGGGTCGGGATCGAGCGCCCAGCAGAACGTGATGAAGTACTGGATGAAGCAGTACCAGCAGGCGTGCCCCGGTGTTCAGCTCGCCTACAACCCGCTGGGCTCGGGAGCGGGCGCCGCGCAGTTCCTGCGGGGCGCGACCGCGTTCGGCGGCTCCGACAGTGCGCTGAAGCCGTCGGAGGCTCACAAGGCGCCGGGTGTCTGCCCGGGCGGCAGGGTGATCAATCTGCCGATGGTGGGCGGCCCCATCGCGATCGGCTACAACCTGCCGGGCGTGGACGACCTGGTGCTCGACGCGCCGACCCTCGCCAAGATCTTCGACTCGCGCATCAGCAGTTGGGACGACCCCGAGATCCAGGAGCTGAACCCCGGCACCGAGCTGCCGTCGATTCCGGTCCGGCCGCTGCACCGGTCGGACGACTCGGGCACCACCCAGAACCTTCAGGCGTATCTCGCCGGTGCCGCGCCCGAGGTCTGGCCGTACGAGGCGGAGAAGTCCTGGCAGGGCAGGGGCGGCGGTTCGGCGAGCGGCACCAGCGGGGTCGCCTCCGAGGTGAACTCCGCCTTCGGCACGATCGGTTACGTCGAGCTGTCCTTCGCGGAGAGCAAGGACATCAGGACGGTCCGCATCGACACGGGGGCCGCGGAGCCCGTCGCCCCGACCCCGGAGACGGCTTCCGCCGGTATCGCCGCGGCCCAAGTCATCGGCAAGGGCAAGGACTTGACGCTGAAGTTCCGCCATGACCTGTCGGCCGACGGCGCCTACCCGATCTCTCTCGTCACGTACGAGCTCGTCTGCGACAAGGGAAATCAGCCCGCGACGCTGCCCGCCCTGAAGTCCTTTCTGACCTACACGGCGGGCGACGAAGGGCAGCGGCTGCTTTCCGAGATCCACTATGCGCCGCTGCCGAAGTCGGTCGCGGTGCAGGTGCGGCAGGTGGTCCGGGAACTGTCCTGA
- a CDS encoding phosphodiester glycosidase family protein, whose product MAPARRPLGTTVKASVIALAAAGFIAPGVVAAPFTDTAAAVSPAAVPPPLAGWQHDRLASGVDLYQGTIAGRPGADHWTVTVRANGAQLGAEQDAQALAERLRGVGFGARTERVDWPAGADRSGLIGVRIRVGEFAARADADAQRQALAAAGFDAVSEWTGADGTPGTGTARVKVALVDPKRYGGALKATYGTAVAGREKVSDMAAGEDALLGINAGFFVMEGKDGVPGASAGIAAYDGELQSAATGGRVAAVLRGDGLRPEFKKLSTVLRVRSGKASAVVDGVNRVPGLVRNCGGVGGDAPTQRPQHDVTCTDPDEIVEFTDELGTATPAGAGLEAVIDAKGRVRELRPRGGDVPEGGSVLAGIGDGASWLRTHAKPGGVLTVQRQIRDERGRAVELGPHDDIVNGGPELVRDGKVAVNYGADGIERVGDRSFAYAWGLKRNPRALLGVDRQGRMIVVAVDGRQPGSSDGFGLNEGAELMKSLGAVRAMALDGGGSVAMTVNGKVINSPSDGTERAVGDALLLSR is encoded by the coding sequence GTGGCCCCAGCACGCCGTCCGCTCGGAACCACCGTCAAGGCGTCGGTGATCGCCCTCGCCGCCGCGGGGTTCATCGCCCCCGGTGTCGTCGCCGCCCCGTTCACGGACACCGCGGCCGCCGTATCCCCTGCCGCGGTGCCGCCGCCCCTCGCGGGCTGGCAGCACGACCGGCTCGCCTCCGGGGTCGACCTCTACCAGGGGACTATCGCCGGCCGTCCGGGCGCCGACCACTGGACGGTCACGGTGCGCGCGAACGGCGCCCAACTCGGCGCCGAGCAGGACGCTCAGGCGCTGGCGGAGCGGCTGCGAGGGGTCGGCTTCGGCGCGCGCACCGAGCGGGTCGACTGGCCCGCGGGGGCTGATCGCAGCGGGCTGATCGGCGTGCGGATCCGGGTGGGCGAGTTCGCGGCCCGCGCCGATGCCGACGCCCAGCGGCAGGCGCTCGCCGCCGCGGGCTTCGACGCGGTCAGCGAGTGGACCGGCGCCGACGGCACCCCCGGCACGGGAACCGCCCGGGTCAAGGTGGCACTCGTCGACCCGAAGCGGTACGGCGGCGCACTGAAGGCGACCTACGGCACGGCGGTCGCAGGCCGGGAGAAGGTGTCCGACATGGCGGCGGGCGAGGACGCCCTGCTCGGCATCAACGCGGGCTTCTTCGTCATGGAGGGCAAGGACGGCGTGCCGGGAGCGTCGGCCGGGATCGCCGCGTACGACGGTGAGTTGCAGAGCGCGGCCACCGGCGGCCGGGTCGCCGCCGTGCTGCGCGGCGACGGCCTGCGCCCGGAATTCAAGAAGCTCAGCACCGTGCTCCGGGTCCGGTCGGGCAAGGCGTCCGCGGTCGTGGACGGGGTCAACCGCGTGCCCGGCCTGGTGCGCAACTGCGGTGGCGTGGGCGGGGACGCGCCGACCCAGCGGCCGCAGCACGACGTGACCTGCACCGACCCCGACGAGATCGTCGAGTTCACCGACGAGCTCGGCACCGCGACCCCGGCAGGTGCAGGCCTGGAGGCGGTCATCGACGCGAAAGGCCGGGTGCGGGAACTGCGCCCGCGCGGCGGGGACGTACCGGAGGGCGGCAGCGTACTCGCGGGCATCGGCGACGGTGCCTCCTGGCTGCGTACGCACGCGAAGCCGGGCGGCGTCCTGACCGTGCAGCGGCAGATCAGGGACGAGCGCGGCCGCGCGGTCGAGCTGGGCCCGCACGACGACATCGTCAACGGCGGCCCCGAGCTGGTGCGCGACGGCAAGGTGGCCGTGAACTACGGCGCCGACGGCATCGAGCGGGTCGGCGACCGTTCGTTCGCGTACGCCTGGGGCCTCAAGCGCAATCCGCGCGCGCTCCTGGGCGTCGACCGGCAGGGCCGCATGATCGTCGTCGCCGTGGACGGCCGGCAGCCCGGCAGCAGCGACGGGTTCGGGCTCAACGAAGGCGCGGAGCTGATGAAGTCGCTCGGCGCGGTGCGTGCCATGGCGCTGGACGGCGGCGGCTCTGTCGCCATGACGGTGAACGGCAAGGTGATCAACTCGCCGTCGGACGGCACCGAGCGCGCGGTGGGCGACGCGCTGCTGCTCTCGCGCTGA
- a CDS encoding NAD(P)-dependent oxidoreductase: MRILLFGATGMVGSRIAAEALSRGHEVTAVSRSGKPVGDATSVTGDASDAAKVAELAAGHDAVASALAPPRDGSAPAAPFLAANAAVVDGVRTSGVNRLVVVGGAGSLEVAPGKDLVDEPDFPDLYKAESLAQRDALGYYRTVNDIDWTYISPAALIEPGERTGTFRIGGDRLLADAEGNSRITAEDYAIAFVDELEKTAHPRARIGVAY, translated from the coding sequence ATGCGCATCCTCCTCTTCGGCGCCACCGGCATGGTCGGCTCCCGCATCGCGGCCGAGGCCCTGTCCCGCGGCCACGAAGTCACCGCCGTCAGCCGCTCCGGCAAGCCGGTCGGCGACGCCACCTCCGTCACCGGCGACGCATCCGACGCGGCCAAGGTCGCCGAACTGGCCGCCGGTCACGACGCCGTGGCGTCGGCGCTCGCCCCGCCGCGCGACGGCTCCGCGCCGGCCGCGCCCTTCCTCGCCGCCAACGCGGCGGTCGTCGACGGCGTACGCACCAGCGGGGTCAACCGCCTGGTCGTCGTCGGCGGCGCCGGCAGCCTGGAGGTCGCCCCCGGCAAGGACCTCGTCGACGAGCCGGACTTCCCGGACCTGTACAAGGCGGAGAGCCTGGCCCAGCGCGATGCCCTCGGGTACTACCGCACCGTGAACGACATCGACTGGACCTACATCTCCCCGGCCGCCCTCATCGAGCCCGGCGAGCGCACCGGCACCTTCCGCATCGGCGGCGACCGGCTCCTGGCCGACGCCGAGGGGAACAGCCGGATCACTGCCGAGGACTACGCGATCGCCTTCGTCGACGAGCTGGAGAAGACGGCCCACCCGCGCGCCCGCATCGGCGTCGCGTACTGA